ttttaaaattatggtaaaatacatataacaaaatttaccattttagcccttttttaggtgtacagttcagtggtattgagtacattcatattattgtgcaaccatcaccaccatgcaTCTCCAGAGcccttttcatcttccccaacctGGTCCCCAGTAAACACTCCccgttccctcctcccccagcccctgggacccaccgtctactttctgtctctgtagatttgacTCCTCTGGGGACCTCATAcaagtgtccttctgtgtctatGTTGCTACATCTCTTTGAtgagcctttctttctttttttatcatttggggtggggctgaggatTCCAGAATCGCCAGTTTCCTGTTAAACGGGCTTGCCGTACCCAAGAGGGACACAGGAGGCTTCTGTAGAGTCCTCAGCAGAactcagcaggtctgggtggGGGGCATACATTTGGGAGGCATCACTATATAGAAGATACTGAAGTCCAGACTCCCTTGGTGGGGCCATGAAGGCATGACATGACTTCGGGGAGGGGGGTCTCAAACTCAAATGTTGGTGGGGCCAGGTGGGGTTTAAGTGAGGGGTCGGGAACCACTTTGCATGACATTTTTGTGTAAGATCTCACAACTTTTCAGTGTTGGGAATGAAGCCATTAGGTCCACGATACAGAGTCTGGAGCTCAGACTGGAAATAGAAATGAACAGGATACACGTGGGAGGGGATTGGAGGCTCCACCTGATGACCAGGAAGGGATGGATGTGCAAAGAGGAGAGGTCTGGAGCCAGCCCCGCGGGGATACCTGCGCTCCACCACTGGGCAGTGGAGGAGGGGAGTGAGGCCTACGGGGCAGGGGAGGGCGGGATAGAGCTGGGCTGGGGCCCGGGAAGACGGGTTAACCTGCACACGCCAGAAACGTCAGCCGTATTTGTATCATTTCTAATACAAAATGGATGCTCTGAGATGCATGACTGGTTGGGGATATTCAGGATGGACCCTGGAGGGGAGGAATCCATTGCAGAAACTCCTCAGTCAGGTTTGCGAGAGCCTTTCTGACCCGCCCCCCTCCCAGCCCAACTTGTGTGTCTCCTCGGAGCTCCGAAAGGGACATTTCTTGTTCTCTGCTCACCTCCTAGGTTGGTTCTGCCTTCTTAAACCACGTGGGTGGTCAGCGCATTGCTTTGCTCTCCGCTTCTCCATCGGTGCCCTGTCGTTTACCCACCCCCGCTTGGGAAATTACTTCCACCCTGCATTAACTGCGTacatttcttctcctcctcctcctcctctcccgccAGACTTGGAAATGAGACCTGAAATGAAAGAACCGGACCTAAAGGAGGAGACTTCGGAAGACAGACCATCCGGGGCCTGGGGTACAGCCGTGGATGGAGCGCGGACGCAGGGTGACAGGGTGGAGTCGCGGCGGGAAAGCGCTAGGACCTGCCCGAGGCGGCTGGAAATCTCCCGGGAGTCGGCCCCCGAATGTCGTGAGTTGCAGGCGTTCGTTAACCAGAGCCCCACCCCGGCGCCACCCTGGTCGGGGGGTCCGAGAGAAGCAGGGATCCACCCGTTTGCCATGCGGGGCAAGAACCTCGCAGGTAACTCGGACCTTGGTAAACTCTCCAGAGCGGACGTGGAGAAGAAATCCTACGACTGCAGCGAGTGTGGCAAGGCTTTTGGTCGCAGCTCGTCGCTGGTCAAACACCAGCGCATCCACACCGGGGAGAAGCCCTTCCAGTGCGACGTGTGTGGGAAGCACTTTCTGGAACGGTCGTCGCTGACCATCCACCAGCGCACGCACACCGGCGAGAAGCCGTACGCGTGCGCGGACTGCGGCCGCGCCTTCAGCCAGAGCATGAACCTCATCGTGCACCAGCGCACGCACACCGGCGAGAAGCCGTACGCGTGCGGCGAGTGCGGGAAAGCCTTCCGGAAGACCTCCTCCCTCGCCCAGCACGAGCGGGTCCACACGGGCGAGAAGCCGTACGCGTGCGGCGAGTGCGGCAAGGCCTTCCGCCAGAACATGCACCTGATCGTGCACCAGCGCACGCACACGGGCGAGAAGCCGTACGTGTGCGGTGAGTGCGGGCGCGCCTTCCGCCAGAACATGCACCTGACGGAGCACCAGCGCACGCACACGGGCGAGAAGCCGTACGCGTGCGGGGACTGCGGCCGCGCCTTCAACAAGAGCTCGTCGCTGACGCTGCACCGGCGCAACCACACGGGCGAGAAGCCGTACGCGTGCGGCGAGTGCGGCAAGGCCTTCAGCCAGAGCGCCTACCTGATCCAGCACCAGAGGCTGCACATCGGGGTGAAGCCTTTCGAGTGCGGCCAGTGCGGCAAGGCCTTTAGCAAGAACTCCGCGCTGACGCAGCACCAGCGCATCCACACCGGCGAGAAGCCGTACGCCTGCTACATCTGCAGGAAGCACTTCACGGGCCGCTCGTCTCTGGCGGTGCACCAGATGGGCCACACCGGCGAGAAGCCGTACGCGTGCGGCGAGTGCGGGAAGGCCTTCAGCCAGAGCGCCTACCTCATCGAGCACCAGCGCATCCACACGGGCGAGAAGCCGTACCGGTGCGCGCAGTGCGGCAAGGCCTTCATCAAGAACTCCTCGCTCACGGTGCACCAGAGGATCCACACCGGGGAGAAGCCCTACCGGTGCGGCGAGTGCGGGAAGACCTTCAGCCGGAACACCAACCTCACGCGGCACCTGAGGATCCACACCTAGGGAGCTTGGCGCGCCCCAGGCTACACCAGGTGGGCGGGGTCCTTAGCACGGGCCGTCGGCTCCGGGAGTTCTCAAGTGGGGGCCCAGGGTGGCGCAGCCCCGCGGCTCTTAGGAATTGTGGGGATCTTGGTTCCCACGCGCTCCTTCCCGGCCGGGCGTCCACACCTCCGAGCCGGAGGGCAAGTTCCTCCGTGCCCAGTGTACTTGGGAACGTTGCAAGGTTGGCTGTGGCTGGGAACTCACGGGAGTTCCAGGAACGGAGCGCGTCAGGGTTCGAGACCAAAAGCACAAAGTAAATTTTAAGCGCTGAGATGGAGCCCCCGGTCGGTCTCCGTTCAGATAGTAAAGTTGGGGAGAGGCGTACAGGACTTGGTAAGAGCGTGGGGACGTTTCTCCCCTTGTCACACACGCCCTCGGTCTAGTCCAGACGTAGGTTGTCTGTGAGTTTCCTCTTTGGGAAGAGCTAGAGGGGGGCCCTTCGTCGTCCTTCCACATCCCAGCCCCCCTGCAGTCTCCCTAAACCGTACTGGAAGCCCCCTACCCCCAGGCTGATAAGCGGTAGAAGTTGGCAAGTTCGTGAgaggaaaaaatgtgtttttcagaGTTAGCAATAACAGTAACCACTTTGGATGCCAAAGTTTCTCATAGTGGTCTGTTAAATTGTTCTTTTAATAAAACTTTTCGTGAAGGGAGACCAATGTCATCTTAAACAGTCATCAGGTGAGAAAGATACAGGTACCAGGTGTGCTGTCAAGGTCGGTTTCAGTGCTtgtgggagagggcaggggagcgAGTAACAACAGGCTTGATATTCAGGTTTAAATACTTAACCGGATTCAATAAGTTGCGCATCTGAGTCTCTTTACGTAGTTATTTTTTGCACTTAAACTTGAAGGAGCCTCCTAAGGCTGACCTGAAGCTTTGTGTTCACATAGAGTTCCCCCAGTCTCCCCTCTCCGGGACCTCTTCCAccacctttttattttaatgttctgTGCTACTGGTCGCAAATGTCCTGGCGTGTCTGAATGTCTCACACTTCCTGACGCCGGGGTTcacaaagaataaataattcattttaagcAACCGCTTATATCAGTAAGCACATTTCGTGTTGCAGGTAGAAAAAACAGCCATGTAGAAACATGGACAGTTTTTGAATGTCCGTCAGGCTGCAGGCATCAGGGTGGGCTTGATCCAGACACACGGCGCGTCAGAACCACAGCTCTGCCTCCCCGTGGTCCGCTGGCTCTCCCTTCACGCGCTGGCTTCTTCCTCAGGctggcttcccttgtggtttcaTGGTGGTTTCCAGCAGCTCCTCTTGACACACTTAGTCTCGTCCAGATGGGGACAGACCTCTTCCAGTCATTGGCGAAAAAGCCCTACGCTTCATTCCGCTGGACTCACCAGGGACTGATTGTTCTGACTAGAGAAATGCCGTGTGCTGATTGGCTTAGATACGGGTCTCGCCCTCATCCTTGAAATAGTAGCTGTGGAAGGGGAATGAATGGGAGTGACTGCCCAGATCGGCCTGAAACCACTGTCCACCCCTGACGTGGGCGTGGGGTCCGTTCCGCCCAGGTCACAGTCAGGGAGAAGCGGGATGACACGGAGAAGCCGGCCCCAGCGTCATCCGATGGCCTCTCTGGCTTTTGTTGTGACAGTGAGGTCCTGCTGCGCGTGACATTTTCTTTGGGGAGCCTTCTCATTGCCTCGGTCACCACGACAGCCCCCGGTCCTGGCCGTCCTCTGTGCTCTCTTGACCACGGGATGGGGGCAGGGCCCAGAGACACTGAGAGGCTCTGGGTCACATCTGTTTGCACCAGCTTTCGTCGCCATGCCCCCATTCCCGTCGGCAAGAACAGATGTCAGGTGACCAGGTTTCCTacttggtggggggcaggggtggccgAGTGAGTGACTGTGACCCACAGGGCAAGTGTGAGCCTTGGATGGATCGAAGGTGAGCCCCAGCTGTGAGCGAGTGAGTTCCTTCTAACGCTCTGTGCTGCGGTTCCCTCTGCTTTAAAAAGGGGGTAGAGGGCATCGCCGAAGTCGATTGATAGGATAGTGGGGGACAGGCTAAGCTGCAGGTCCTGGCAACACAGAGCCTCAGACAGCAGAGCCCCcagcctctctgtctctctcctgctCCCTCGCTTCTCTCTCAGTCTCAGACCAAAACATCCACCCAGTCCCACTCCTTGTGGTCACTTAGGACCTACATCCCGTCCACCCCTGAGGACGCAGGGCTGGTCAGAGCTGGCTGCCAGCTACCATGGGCGTTCCAGCGGCAGGTCAGGGGAGGCAGCCTGGAGGAGGTAAGTCTGACCAACATCTTAGCACCGGACCGGAAGTGGCCCAGTGTCTCTCACCGTCTGCCACACCTTTGACAGCTGCCTCCCCTCAGACCTACATGGAGGCTGGGAGGTGTCGTCCAGGGGTGTTTCCAGGACGGAGTGGAGACAGCCAGCCCTCAGGCTGCACCCTGAGGACCTGTCCAGGCAGATCGTGCAGTCAGGCAGGGGCATGAGACATGGTCTTTCAATAAAACGAGCACATGGAACTTGGCGACCTCCTAGGCCCCCCAGTAGGAGCTAAGGGTCGGGGTCTCTGATGGTTTGGCCTAGCAGCCACGTTGCCACCCTCCTCCTGTGCTTCCCTCCCATCACCTCCTACTCATGAGATGGGACACTCAGCCTCTCCCTGCTAGACCTTTCCACACCCGGCCCAGTCCTCTCATAAAATGGGAAAGGACGGGGAGGAGGGGCGTGAGAGCACCCTCTTCTCTCAGCACCACCCGGTCCCTGGTAGGTCAGGACGGGATGCGGGTAACTGAGACCTTGGACAGAGACAAGCCCTGGGGAGTTATCAGAGGCCCGTGGTCACTGTCCAGCATTATTCACTGGGGGCCTGCACACAGATCCAGACTGGTGATGGCCAGGAATCTCCTGGAAGTTTTGGAATTTCAGGAGAGGTGCAAACCATCCTCTCCCAAATCGTAGATTTATGACCCCCCGACATACTGAATGGGATGCTTGTGAACATAAAGTGCTTTGAGTCAGGCAGACTTATTGTCTAATATATGCCTCATCCACAGCCTTAAATATatcttattattttactattgatAATAGTGCTCTATCATTATCATTAATGAACAGTAAATAATACAGTGCTCTATTATCAACagtcaaataaaatattaataagtacTATCTAGAATGCTGTTATTATCCTGGTTtttcagctgaggaaactgaggctcagagtactAATGCTTTGCGCAAGATCTTGGAGCTGAAAGCTTTCATGTGCAATGTTTCCATTTCCTAAACAGCACCAAATTCCCATATTTAAGAAGTGCTCCTTGGGCCAGGCCCAAGCAGGCCACACCAACGACATCTGGGGCAGGAAACAGATTGGACCCCTGGTCTGCAGCCCCTGCGGCGTGGCGGAATGATCAAGTGGGCTCAGGGGTCAGGGGATCCTGGACTCAAGCTGGTACTGGCACTCACCCAGTGGTGAACCCGAGCTTGCTCAGTGCCTCCTTGTCTGTTCAGTGGAGGTGATGCCTGACCCTCCCACACagggtggaggtgatggtgaggtcacagagctgggtCAGCATGGACGAAATGCAGCAACAAACCCCAAAGACCTGGGGCCCTTATTCCTTGCAGCCGATCGTAGGAGGATCTCCATAGGGTGACTCGGGGGTCCAAACTCCCTCTACCACCTTCAGCTCACCGCTTCTGGAAACACCCTGGGGTCGGCATCCAGGGGGCGGATGGGGGAAGGGCAGGTGGCAAAGGCCCAGCCTTTTCTGGACACATCCCTCTCCTCACCTTCCACAGGGAGGAGTGGTCCCTGCCCCCTCCTGGATGCAAGTGGGAAATGCGGCCTCTGGCAGGACAGCTGCGTCCCAGGACTAACTCTGcaccaggaaggaaggaaagtgaggAGTGGGGATTGCTGTCTCCGCCTGCCGCCCAGAATGCAAGGTGGGTGTGTTCATGCTTTCCAGTCACATGTAGACAGCAGCTACAGTTGCAGAAGGCTAAGTTTCTAGCCATTTAAGGATGTTATAGATTGCATgtgttctccccaaattcatatgttgaaattctaacacCCAGTAACTTCaaaatgtgactgcatttggagatagggcctttaaagggATAATTAAGGTTCTGTGAGGTCATatgagtgggccctaatccaatgacttcTCACCCACGCGAATCTGCAGGTGAATGGAGAGCTGCGCCTTCTGGCTGAAGGTCTTGCCGCACTCCGTGCACTCAAAGGGTTTCTCTCTGGTGTGGGTCTGCTGGTGCACGGAGAGGTAGCGCTTCTGGTTGTAGGATCTCCCGCAGGCGCCGCCATGGAAAGGCTTCTCGCCCGTGTGGCTCCGCCTTCTGGCTGAAGGCCTTGCCGCACTCGTTGCAGCGCAAGGGCCGCTCGCCGTTGTGGAGCCTCTCGTGCAGGATCAGCGCGGAGGACTTGGCGAAGCACTGGCCGCACTGGTAGGCCTTCTCCCCGGTGTGTGTCATCCGGTGCTCCACCAAGGTCGTGCTCGCCGCGATGACCTTGCCGCACTCGTAGCGCTTGAACGGCCGCTCGCCTGTGTGCGTGCGCGGTGGTTGACCAGCTGGGATTTCTTGCGGAAGGCCTTCCCGCACACCCTGCACGGGTGGGGCCTCTCGCCTCTGGGGGCCCACTGGTGCCCGAGGAGGGAGGAGCGCTTGGTGAAGCGCTTTCCGCACAGGTCACACACGAACGGCTTCTCCCTGGCGTGGATGCGCCGGTGGTGATGAGGGCGAAGGCCTTGCCGCACTCGCCGCACTTGTAGGGCCGCTCGCCGGTGTGTGTGCGCCGGTGCCCGAGCAGCTGCGTGTTCTGCACGAAGGCGCGGCCGCACCCGGCACACCGGTAGGGCCGCTCGCCCATGTGGATGTGCCGGTGCACCGTGAGGTGCAGAAGGCCTTGCCTTCTGCTGGCAAGAAGCTGGCAGAAGGCCTTGCCGCCCTCGGCGCACGTGAACGGCTCCTCGCCGGCAGCTCTGGCTGTCCAGCCTGAGCCACCCACAAGGAGGAGGACAAGGAGCTGACACTACTCACCAGGGCCTTGTCAGCCGGCAGCTGGGCAGCCGTCCCTCCACTGCCCACAGTGACCAGGGCATGGGTGGTGGGGTCTGGGGGCTGATGGAACtgtggtggaggagggagagaaagagcgggggacagtgagaggcctcaccccccccccacacacacacacaccacacacacacacacacacacccctcttctcatccagagaaacacagagacacaGCACCCCCCCCCACCATGGGCTCACGCTGCCCAGACACCGCCACAGTGTGGTGGCTGgggaagtggggggtggggatgtCTCTCCCAGGTGGGATCAGACCCAGGGCCACTCTGCCTAGACACCCCCATCAGGACCTGGACCTGAGATCCACCCTTAGGGCCAAGCAGCTGAGCCCCCACCACTGCCCCAGGCCCCGGCGTACACTTGGGGTCCAGCTCTGCTGCCAGATGAAAAAGCCCCCGGGAACGAAGGCCCAGGGGACAGAGAAATCAGTCCCAGCTGCGGAGTGTTCATCACACCCTTGACTGCTCCGTACTGCATCAGCTTCCTCTGGCCACCATCCCTGACCCAGCTCGTGGGGCTCTGGAGAGAACCAGGGCCTCTCACCTAGGCGCTGACCCAGGCCTTGCCTGCCACTCTCCTTTGACACTTGTTGCCTGGGCTGGTGAACTGTGAGGTTGCAGGAGCCAGATACCTGGGTttcaattctggctctgccacttacctgcTGTGTAGCTTTGGGcaggttactcaacctctctgtgcctcagtttcctcatctagaaaatgggcaTAAGGTCCCCGTCTCATGGGGTCATTATGATGTTTCAGCAAGTTAGTGTAAGTAACTCGCTATGAACAGTGCTTGCCATATGGTAAGGGATATAtgctttattgttgttgttattttattatcaCCATCTATATACTCAACATTCTTCCTCCTAAACTGGGTTTccctttattatcttttattcCAGTACCCTGCAAAGGATTTGGCCCACAGCtagccgccccccaccccctcctttttTATTATGCTCAAATAGacagaaaatttaacattttacctttttgtgtgtgtgtggtacgcaggcctctcactgctgtggcctctcccgttgcggagcacaggctccggacgcgcaggctcagcggccatggctcacggaccctgccactccgtggcatgtgggatcttccaggaccggggcacgaacccgtgtcccctgcatcggcaggcagcctctcaaccactgcgccaccagggaagccccatttaacctattttaaagtgtacaattcagtggcatttagcacattcataatgttgtgtaaccattaccgctatctagttccaaaacattttcatcacccccaaaaggaaACCTCGCACCCATGGAGCAGtccctccccattccctcctcaccacaggccctggcaaccgccaatctgctttctgtttccatGGATTTGCCTGTTATGGACATTTCATACACGTGGAATCCTACACTATGTGGCCCTTTGTGTCGGGCTTGTTTCACTGAGCTGGGTGTATTTGAGGTTCACCCATGTGGTAGCATGTATCAGGGCcttattccttttcatggctgaataatattccgttgtgtgaACATAGCACGTTTtgttatccattcctctgctaaTGGACGTTAGGGTTGGttccacattttggctgttgGAATGCTGCCATGAGCGTGCGTGGTCAGGTGCAAACTTACCTtgaagatattgtgggtttggtttccAACCACCACAATAAGGCAAATATCGCAATAAGGAGAGTCACacaaactttttggtttcccagggcaTATAAAGTTATGTCTGTATTATCCTGTAATCTGTTAAGTGTGCAGTAACATGATgtctaaaaaaaagtacatatcttaatttaaaaatcctttattgctaaataatgcTGACCACCATCTAAGCCTCAGTGAGTGGTAGTTTTtctgcaatagtaacatcaaagatcactgatcacagatcaccgtaacaaataatttttaaaagtttgaagtatttccagaattgccaaaatgtgacacagagacaagaagtcagaaaatgctgttggaaaaatggcaccgatagacttgatcaatgcagggttgccacaagccttcaatttgtaaaaaaaacgcAGTATCTGCGAAACACAATAAAACGAGATATATCTATATTTGAGTACATAAGGTGCAAACACATTCTAAATACCGTATCTATGTGCATATGAGATGTAACCACACACTAAATACCATATGTACATGCATATAAGATATATAGAAACTGATATACATGACATTTGTATAAGATATGTGCACAAAATgtcacatatacatgtatatgtgattCAATCACACACTAAAtgccacatatatatgtatataagataTATGTGATCTTATATCTGTGTGCTATGGTAATAAATACCATTTATACCTGTATAAATGTGTAATGTGTAATCATGCACACTAAATACTACATAGGCACGTGTGTAAGATATATGTAAACTGATTATATATATACTACAGTTCTGAATACCATGTACAGGGGCATATAAACTATTTACACAGAACAAAtaccatacatacatatatataaggtaaataaactctaaataccaTATTCCCTTGTAAATAAGgtgtatatataaagatatactaAATGctgtacatacatgtatataataaGGTCTATTACATGCTCCCATGAAATACCATAATTACATTAATACACGTAACTACACCAAAtaccgtatatatatatatgtactctaGTAAAAACTGTATTTCATTTACTCCAAGAGACCATAGGTTGAAAGAAAACATGATTTTATctcactaaggaaaaaaaagaatctgccaaTTAAACCACAACATACCGTCAGTGGTAAGACACATCCTAATTTCGGAGATATTAAACTATGAAAAAAACCGGATCTTCGAATTAAGGAGTAAAGTTGAATCACTATATGTTCGGACTGAAACGACCCAGGAACACAAGCTCTAACATTCTCTGGCTGCACCCCACTGCATGGCCTGGCAGATGCCCCACCCTGGAGAGCACTGTTCTGACAGAGACCAGACTCTGgatccagactgcctgggttccaaTCTCGGCTCTGCCACATCCTAGTTGTGTGTTCCtgggcaggtcacttaacctctgtttcctcctctgtaaggtGAGAGACATAATATCCCTACTTTATAGggctgtgagaattaagtgagtcAATACAGATGAAGCCCCCTAGGATGGTGCCCGACACGGAGCTTCCTAAGTGGGGTTATTAAGTCGCACTTAATAACCCTCCGGTGGTGAtggtgcggggtgggggtggagaatcTTTTCTTTTCGGTGCCTCAGTTATGGGGAAGTCACAGTGCGTACCAGATCAGGCTACTGCAAGGGTTTAACGAGCTGAAAGGGCGTCTCTCACTtcaacagcatcagcatcacgGGGAGAGCTTAGGAGGCCACGGCCCCGGGGGACACACCCAGGGAATCTGGGTCGGCCTTCCCGGGAGAGGGGGTCCGAGGATCTGCATCTCTGACGACCTCCGGGCGGGAAGACGCTGGCACTGCTGGAGCGGGGCACCCTCTGCGGGGCGCGGAGTGAGTATTCAGCTAAGCTCTCATCTTAGCTGACTAAGCACTGAGCACTCAGCTCAACGCCCGGCACTGAGGAAATCAACGCTCCGTGACTGCCAGCGGCGGCGGGGCCGTTAGTGTTACCTAAACAGTAGCGAGAACGGAGCAGATCCGGCGGATGGAGCCCCGCGGAGCACCTCGGCTACAGGTGCGGTCCTCGCACCCACAGTCCaggcggggaaactgaggcacgcaggggcggggcagggatTCAGAGCCCCCTCTGGGGTCCCTCCCGCGATCCAGGGTGCATggtcctcccccttccctatgGTCCCTCCCACGAAACCCCGGCGGACCAGTGAACCCGGCGGGGCGGGCTGCGCTGAATCACCGGCGGCCGCGGGACCGCTGCGGGGTTCTGACCGCGCTATGGTCAGCTAGAGCGCGGTCTGCGCCTGCGCGACTCTGCtgctcccgccccgcccccgcgccgccccgcccccgcgccaCGCGAGGCCACACCCACCCCGCGCTCCCAGACTCCTCCGCGCGCCGACCGGGGTGGGCGGGGACTGAGAGGTGGAAGGAGAACAGGTAttagtggggaggagggagatagAGAGGACTTCGAgagagtgggaggggagggggaaaggaaggagggaggaggagttaGGGGAAGGGTGGAGCGTGGCGGGGGAGATGGAGAGGGGCGGGCAGGAGAGTGGTACTCCtgctgggagaaggggagggggaacaggagggagaaatggggCGGGGGGAAGACCAAaagaggggcaggaggggaggggcttgagagaagagggaggggaggggggaaaggaaggcgagggaagagaagaaggaagggagggggttgGGAAGGAGAGCAAGATGCAGGaatgaagaagggaagaaaggaattgCTTCaacaatactaaaaaaacaacaagaattGATTAGGACTGGTTGGGAGACAGGTCTGCccggttcaaatcccagctgtgtCTTTGGACCCGTGTCCTAAtattctgagcctcggtttcctcgtctgtaaagaGGTTGCAGTCACGAAACCTGCACTATAGATGGGGTTGTTGTGTGGATGACGTGAGTTAATTGGCATAAAGTTATTTCAAAAGGAACTCGGGCCCGCAAAACAGTGCTGTCCGACCCAACTTTAGGCACAGAGGCAGAAGTTCTGTGTCCGCGATGTTCAGTATGGTGGCCACTGACCACGAGTGGCTCTTGAGCACTTGGCATGTGGCTAGTGTGGCCGTGGAACTGAATTCTTAGTTGTACTTAATTTGATAAATTAAAGTTTTCGTAGTTGCTATGGCTACTGGCTACTGCGTTAGACGTTGTAGTTCTAAAGCCTTAGCTGTTTTCGTGACATATACTAAGCTTCTCTTGTGTTTTATAACGGTTTGATGGGGCCTCTTAAAATACCCACAGCAACCACAATAGCAACAGCACTTTGGGGGTCTTTTTAAGTGCCAGGGATTGTCCTAAGGACTTGACGTGGATTAACCATTTGAATCTTCTCATAGTCATGAGACGTTGCCTCTCGCTGGGTATAACAAGTCTTACTACTATTATCATTTGAGTGTGTACTCTGCCCTCCGCCCCCCCGAGACTCTTGACACACATGTCATGTCATTTAACTGCAGGAGGAGAGGCTTAGGTATAATATATTTGGGAAAGGCCACAGGACGGGGTCAGCAAGAGGAGAGTAGCACGTCGTTGCGTTTTGTCTCTATTTGGATCTGCGCTGGAAGATCCTGAAGCTTGCAGCGATGGAGCAGGCAGAGCAGAAGCTGCGACCACAGTCCCAGGGCATGTGTGTGGCCCTAGGACTGGGGCCCTAATGCTCCCTCTTCCcataagctttttttaaaaaattgctcctCTTTCCACcccatttcctttttccattaaaatttttctctgggaatcccctggcagtccagtggttaggattctgcgcttccactgccagggtcctgggttcgatccctggtcagggaactaagaccaggaactaagatcccacaagccaggtggtgcagccaaaacaca
Above is a genomic segment from Kogia breviceps isolate mKogBre1 chromosome 18, mKogBre1 haplotype 1, whole genome shotgun sequence containing:
- the LOC131744802 gene encoding endothelial zinc finger protein induced by tumor necrosis factor alpha-like isoform X4; this encodes MRPEMKEPDLKEETSEDRPSGAWGTAVDGARTQGDRVESRRESARTCPRRLEISRESAPECRELQAFVNQSPTPAPPWSGGPREAGIHPFAMRGKNLAGNSDLGKLSRADVEKKSYDCSECGKAFGRSSSLVKHQRIHTGEKPFQCDVCGKHFLERSSLTIHQRTHTGEKPYACADCGRAFSQSMNLIVHQRTHTGEKPYACGECGKAFRKTSSLAQHERVHTGEKPYACGECGKAFRQNMHLIVHQRTHTGEKPYVCGECGRAFRQNMHLTEHQRTHTGEKPYACGDCGRAFNKSSSLTLHRRNHTGEKPYACGECGKAFSQSAYLIQHQRLHIGVKPFECGQCGKAFSKNSALTQHQRIHTGEKPYACYICRKHFTGRSSLAVHQMGHTGEKPYACGECGKAFSQSAYLIEHQRIHTGEKPYRCAQCGKAFIKNSSLTVHQRIHTGEKPYRCGECGKTFSRNTNLTRHLRIHT